The Rhodothermus marinus DSM 4252 DNA segment CGGCGGGCACCACGGGCTTTCGCTTTTTCGGCCGCCTGCTCCACGGCCGCCACTTCGCCCGAGATGACCACCTGACCCGGCGCGTTGTAGTTGGCCGGCTGCACGAAGCCCCCGCCTTCGTCCACCACCTCGCGGCAGAGCGCCTCGACGGCCTCGTCGTCGAGTCCCAGAATGGCCGCCATCGTGCCGGGCCGGGTGCGGCCGGCTTCGGCCATGAGCTGGCCGCGAAGCCGCACCAGCCGAAGCCCGTCCTCAAATGACAGCGCCCCGGCGGCCGCCAGCGCGCTGTACTCGCCCAGACTGTGACCGGCCACCGCATCGGGCCGTCTCCCGGCCGCTTCGAGCACGGCCACCACGGCCAGGCTGTGCGCGTAAAGCGCCGGCTGCGTGATGTCGGTCTGCGCCAGTGCGGCCGCGGCCGCCTCGGCATCGTCGGTGTGCGTGCCGAACATGTAGGCGGTCAACGGGAAGCCCAGCAACCGATCGGCCGCCTCCAGGCGCGCCCGGGCCTCCGGGAAACGCTCCATCAGGTCCCGGGCCATACCTACCCGCTGCGATCCCTGTCCGGGAAACAACCAGGCCTGCGCCATTGCATTCAGGGGTTTGTGGTGGACGCCTCGGCGGTGGCCTCCGCGGCGGCGGCCACTTTATCCCCGTCGTAAGCCCATTTCAGGTAGATGGCCCCCCAGGTGAAGCCGCCACCGAAGGCCGCCAGGATCAGGTTGTCGCCGCGCCGGAGTTGCCGTTCCCAGTCGTACAGGCAGAGCGGAATGGTGGCCGCCGTCGTATTGCCGTAACGATCGATGTTGACCATCACCTTGTCGGGCGAAAGCCCCATGCGGCGCGCCGTGGCGTCGATAATGCGGAGATTCGCCTGATGGGGCACCAGGTAGCGCACGTCGTCGGCCGTCAGGTTG contains these protein-coding regions:
- the fabD gene encoding ACP S-malonyltransferase produces the protein MAQAWLFPGQGSQRVGMARDLMERFPEARARLEAADRLLGFPLTAYMFGTHTDDAEAAAAALAQTDITQPALYAHSLAVVAVLEAAGRRPDAVAGHSLGEYSALAAAGALSFEDGLRLVRLRGQLMAEAGRTRPGTMAAILGLDDEAVEALCREVVDEGGGFVQPANYNAPGQVVISGEVAAVEQAAEKAKARGARRVVMLPVSGAFHSPLMEEASRKLAEAIAEVPLRAPRCPVYLNVTAAPTTDPEEIRARLVEQMLAPVRFTQILHRMQADGFTSFLEVGPGNVLTGLVRRTLGRDVEVATAGTADELESLLQQTS